A DNA window from Desulfurobacterium atlanticum contains the following coding sequences:
- a CDS encoding metal ABC transporter permease translates to MIEIANPFIFFKYGIFQKAIVASLLSGILCSIVGVYVYLRKMTFIGAGLAHIAFAGISFGLLVGYFPMLWGFIFTLLAAIMVWFFSYRGKLTADSTVGILFATSMGLAVFLLSISGKYRAEALSYLFGSPLTVNCIDIVFLFLTCVLLLILVVYYYRDIYLTIFSEEIAKASGISTEKITFVATFFISVAVVSAMKAVGALLVFSLIVVPPAAAYEIAESFTGMILFSVLFASFSVVLGLFFSFFFNVPSGSMITFVAFAVFVLSYIKKWRSL, encoded by the coding sequence ATGATAGAAATTGCCAATCCTTTTATATTTTTTAAATACGGCATTTTTCAGAAGGCAATTGTTGCTTCCCTGCTTTCAGGAATTTTGTGTTCTATTGTAGGTGTTTATGTTTACTTGAGAAAGATGACATTTATTGGTGCTGGTCTGGCTCATATAGCTTTTGCAGGTATCTCTTTTGGATTGCTTGTTGGCTATTTTCCGATGCTGTGGGGGTTTATTTTTACTTTATTGGCGGCGATTATGGTTTGGTTTTTCAGTTATAGAGGAAAACTTACAGCTGATTCAACTGTTGGAATTCTGTTTGCTACAAGTATGGGACTTGCTGTTTTCCTTCTCAGTATTTCTGGAAAGTATCGTGCTGAAGCTTTATCTTATCTTTTTGGAAGTCCTTTAACAGTAAACTGTATTGATATAGTTTTTCTTTTTCTTACCTGTGTTCTGCTTTTAATACTTGTAGTTTACTACTACAGAGATATTTATTTGACTATTTTTAGTGAAGAGATTGCTAAGGCTTCCGGCATTTCAACGGAAAAAATCACTTTTGTAGCGACATTTTTTATTTCTGTAGCTGTAGTAAGTGCAATGAAAGCTGTTGGTGCTCTGCTTGTTTTTTCTCTTATTGTTGTGCCGCCGGCAGCTGCGTATGAGATAGCTGAAAGTTTTACTGGAATGATACTTTTTTCGGTTTTATTTGCTTCTTTTTCTGTTGTTTTAGGGTTGTTCTTTTCTTTCTTTTTTAATGTTCCTTCTGGGTCAATGATTACTTTTGTAGCTTTTGCAGTATTTGTGTTATCATATATAAAAAAATGGAGAAGCTTATGA
- the hemB gene encoding porphobilinogen synthase, with product MITGKFPQLRPRRLRKNENIRRMVRETVLTVDDLIYPLFIVEGEGIKEEISSMPGQYRYSIDKIVEEVKEIKELGIPGIILFGIPEEKDELGSDSFSDDGIIQRSIKAIKDAVPEMYIITDVCFCEYTSHGHCGYLKCENGYCDVDNDKTLELLKKQVVSHAKAGADMVAPSGMMDGMIKAIREGLDRAGFTEIPIMSYAAKYASAYYGPFRDAAESTPSFGDRRSYQMDPANINEALREVALDIEEGADIVMVKPALSYMDVIKAVKDTFKYPTAAYNVSGEYSMIKAAALNGWIDERKLVMETLLSMKRAGADLILTYFAKDVAKWLG from the coding sequence ATGATTACAGGAAAATTTCCTCAGTTAAGACCAAGAAGATTAAGAAAAAATGAAAACATAAGAAGAATGGTAAGAGAAACTGTTTTAACAGTTGACGACCTTATCTATCCTCTTTTTATCGTTGAAGGAGAAGGGATAAAGGAAGAGATAAGTTCGATGCCAGGACAATACAGATATTCCATTGATAAAATAGTTGAAGAGGTCAAAGAGATTAAAGAACTTGGCATTCCAGGCATTATTTTGTTTGGAATTCCAGAAGAGAAAGACGAACTTGGTAGCGACAGTTTTTCAGATGACGGAATAATACAAAGAAGTATAAAAGCGATTAAAGATGCAGTTCCTGAGATGTATATTATTACGGACGTTTGCTTTTGCGAATACACTTCCCACGGTCACTGCGGATATCTTAAATGTGAAAATGGCTATTGCGATGTTGACAATGATAAAACACTTGAACTTCTCAAAAAACAGGTTGTTTCCCATGCAAAAGCAGGTGCTGATATGGTTGCACCATCTGGAATGATGGATGGAATGATAAAAGCTATAAGAGAAGGACTTGACAGAGCAGGTTTTACAGAAATTCCGATAATGTCTTACGCAGCAAAATACGCCTCAGCCTATTACGGACCTTTCCGCGATGCCGCTGAATCAACTCCAAGTTTTGGAGACAGAAGAAGTTATCAGATGGATCCTGCAAACATAAATGAAGCGTTAAGAGAAGTTGCCCTTGATATAGAAGAGGGAGCCGACATAGTAATGGTTAAACCTGCCCTTTCCTATATGGATGTCATAAAAGCTGTTAAAGATACATTTAAATATCCAACAGCAGCATATAATGTAAGTGGTGAATACTCAATGATTAAGGCTGCTGCTTTAAACGGCTGGATAGATGAAAGAAAACTTGTTATGGAAACTTTACTATCAATGAAAAGAGCTGGAGCTGACCTTATCCTTACCTATTTCGCAAAAGATGTAGCTAAATGGCTTGGATAA
- a CDS encoding uroporphyrinogen-III synthase: MRVFFPSFLPENLKRNLQKKAITCVEIPLIKTVPVDFNTNIDFSSFDYVIFSSKNGVKHFLSRVPPSKIAKCNVIAVGKSTAEKLKEVGIPSETPKKFSGEGLISFFSSKNVKGKKFLIVRPKIARKVLKEFLEENGADVKEIIVYETIINKEMKDELLKTLKEKIDVFVFTSPSTFKSFLKLSQSTGEKALKEGKIIPIGEVTAKAVEKKGYKVWKIPDEFTLNGIVNTIIKNLKLLEA; the protein is encoded by the coding sequence ATGAGGGTTTTCTTTCCCTCTTTCTTACCTGAAAATTTGAAAAGAAATCTACAGAAAAAAGCCATTACTTGTGTTGAAATACCTCTTATTAAAACAGTTCCTGTAGATTTTAATACAAATATAGACTTTTCATCATTTGACTATGTTATCTTTTCAAGTAAAAACGGTGTAAAGCACTTCTTATCCAGAGTTCCTCCATCCAAAATTGCCAAATGCAACGTTATAGCTGTGGGGAAAAGCACTGCTGAAAAGCTAAAAGAAGTAGGAATACCTTCTGAAACACCTAAAAAGTTCAGCGGAGAAGGCCTCATATCCTTTTTTTCCAGCAAAAATGTCAAAGGAAAAAAGTTTCTAATAGTAAGACCCAAAATAGCCCGTAAAGTCCTAAAGGAATTTCTTGAGGAAAATGGAGCAGATGTAAAAGAAATTATTGTATATGAAACTATTATCAACAAAGAGATGAAAGACGAACTTTTAAAAACTCTAAAAGAAAAAATAGATGTATTTGTGTTTACAAGTCCATCAACATTTAAAAGCTTTTTGAAACTTTCTCAATCTACAGGAGAAAAAGCTTTAAAAGAAGGAAAAATAATCCCGATAGGTGAAGTCACAGCAAAGGCAGTAGAAAAAAAAGGGTATAAAGTGTGGAAAATTCCCGATGAATTTACTTTAAACGGAATAGTAAACACAATAATAAAAAACCTAAAGTTGCTGGAGGCATAA
- the hemC gene encoding hydroxymethylbilane synthase: MIIKIGTRKSKLALWQSEWVKNQIEKAFPEIKVELVKIVTKGDKILDAPLAKIGDKGLFTKEIEEAMIKGEVDIAVHSLKDVPSILPEGLKLIAYSHREDPRDAFLSSGKYTLNTLPENAKVGTSSLRRKAQLKKLRPDLQIEDLRGNVDTRIRKLKEGQYDAIILAAAGVKRLGFEEEIDEILSPDIMIPSVSQGILGIEGRENDKEIEEIVRKVINDEKSEIAAKVERSFLKTVEGGCQVPMGCYAQVKENGIYITAFISSLDGTLFLKESGLYPHENPEKIGKEIAERLLERGGREILENLKTEQ, encoded by the coding sequence TTGATAATAAAAATAGGAACAAGAAAAAGTAAACTTGCATTATGGCAATCTGAATGGGTCAAAAACCAGATAGAAAAAGCATTTCCAGAAATAAAGGTTGAACTTGTAAAAATAGTTACTAAAGGAGATAAAATCCTTGACGCACCGCTTGCAAAAATAGGCGATAAAGGTTTGTTCACAAAAGAGATAGAAGAAGCGATGATTAAAGGTGAGGTTGATATAGCTGTTCACAGCCTTAAAGATGTTCCAAGTATCCTGCCAGAAGGTCTTAAACTGATAGCATACTCCCATCGGGAAGACCCAAGGGACGCTTTTCTTTCAAGTGGAAAATATACCTTAAATACACTTCCTGAAAACGCAAAAGTTGGAACAAGTTCTTTAAGGAGAAAGGCTCAGCTTAAAAAATTAAGACCTGACCTTCAGATAGAAGATTTAAGGGGTAACGTTGATACCCGTATAAGAAAATTGAAAGAGGGACAGTATGATGCAATAATCCTTGCTGCTGCAGGAGTGAAAAGACTCGGTTTTGAGGAAGAGATAGACGAAATACTCTCTCCTGATATAATGATTCCATCTGTTTCACAGGGAATACTGGGAATAGAAGGAAGAGAAAACGATAAAGAAATTGAAGAAATTGTAAGAAAAGTTATCAACGATGAAAAAAGCGAAATAGCAGCAAAAGTTGAACGCTCATTCCTTAAAACTGTTGAAGGTGGTTGTCAGGTTCCAATGGGTTGCTACGCTCAGGTAAAAGAAAACGGAATATATATTACAGCTTTTATTTCATCTCTTGACGGAACACTCTTTTTGAAGGAAAGTGGTCTTTATCCCCACGAAAACCCTGAAAAAATAGGAAAAGAAATAGCAGAAAGACTTCTTGAAAGAGGCGGAAGAGAAATCCTTGAAAATCTTAAAACGGAGCAGTAA